One part of the Deltaproteobacteria bacterium genome encodes these proteins:
- a CDS encoding carbon monoxide dehydrogenase subunit G produces the protein MRANRRGRSDGGSARVRPVPRASRRRLRAARAALGLRPSRLVKLDGRQLIEVPLATAWERINDPRVLAACVPGLEKLEARDPDHYDALLEVRLPALTGRFEGTIEYLERVPNERLRLRLTGKGPVGFVDGEVTLSLSEVDEGTSAQYAADVQIGGQIARLGQRMISGVTREMAGQFFSAFERWRPEAPEEKLAAPPARSFLQLLWRTLLRLLGLRRDD, from the coding sequence CTGCGCGCGAATCGAAGAGGCCGATCCGATGGCGGATCTGCACGCGTCCGGCCCGTACCGCGCGCATCTCGCCGGCGTCTTCGCGCTGCGCGCGCTGCTCTCGGCCTGCGCCCGAGCCGCCTCGTGAAGCTCGACGGGCGGCAGCTGATCGAGGTGCCTCTGGCGACGGCCTGGGAGCGGATCAACGATCCACGCGTTCTCGCCGCCTGCGTGCCCGGGCTCGAGAAGCTCGAGGCGCGCGATCCCGACCACTACGACGCGCTGCTCGAGGTGCGCCTGCCCGCGCTGACCGGGCGCTTCGAGGGCACGATCGAGTATCTCGAGCGCGTGCCGAACGAGCGGCTCCGGCTGCGACTCACGGGCAAGGGCCCGGTCGGCTTCGTCGACGGCGAGGTCACGCTCTCGCTCTCCGAGGTCGACGAGGGCACGAGCGCCCAGTACGCCGCGGACGTGCAGATCGGCGGCCAGATCGCGCGTCTGGGCCAGCGCATGATCTCGGGAGTGACGCGCGAGATGGCCGGCCAGTTCTTCTCCGCCTTCGAGCGCTGGCGGCCGGAGGCGCCCGAGGAGAAGCTCGCCGCGCCGCCCGCCCGCTCGTTCCTCCAGCTGCTCTGGCGCACGCTGCTCCGCCTGCTCGGCCTGCGCAGGGACGACTAG
- a CDS encoding xanthine dehydrogenase family protein subunit M, whose amino-acid sequence MPGVGRARRAATARRDPPGHADEAGADLARAAGGRTVIPERFDYVAPRSLAEAVERVAKTPGAKLLGGGMSLIPALKHRLATAPLLVDLGRVPDLEGVSERRGRIAIGGRTTHAALAAASELEDVHVIRETAGAIGDAQVRNRGTIGGSLVHADPAADWPAAFLALDGEAIVVGPGGERSIPADRFFTGMLASAPRHDEVLTEVRFLVERKRAGTAYTKMRQAASGFAIAGVAAQVALDRKGRIERAALGITGVNPVPFRARALEQRLVGQTPDAATLRPLCARIEEADPMADLHASGPYRAHLAGVFALRALLSACARAAS is encoded by the coding sequence GTGCCTGGTGTCGGCCGCGCTCGACGCGCTGCGACCGCGCGGCGTGACCCACCTGGACATGCCGATGAAGCCGGAGCGGATCTGGCGCGCGCTGCAGGAGGCCGCACGGTGATTCCCGAGCGCTTCGACTACGTCGCGCCGCGAAGCCTGGCCGAGGCGGTCGAGCGGGTCGCGAAGACCCCTGGCGCGAAGCTTCTCGGCGGCGGAATGAGCCTGATCCCGGCGCTGAAGCACCGGCTCGCCACCGCGCCGCTGCTGGTCGACCTGGGCCGGGTTCCCGATCTCGAGGGCGTTTCGGAGCGGCGCGGCCGGATCGCGATCGGCGGCCGCACGACGCACGCCGCGCTCGCCGCAGCGTCGGAGCTCGAGGACGTGCACGTGATTCGCGAGACCGCGGGCGCGATCGGCGACGCGCAGGTCCGCAATCGCGGCACCATCGGCGGGAGTCTGGTGCACGCGGACCCCGCGGCGGACTGGCCCGCGGCGTTCCTCGCGCTCGATGGCGAGGCGATCGTCGTCGGCCCCGGCGGCGAGCGGTCGATTCCGGCCGACCGCTTCTTCACCGGCATGCTCGCGTCCGCGCCGCGGCACGACGAGGTGTTGACCGAGGTGCGGTTCCTTGTCGAGCGAAAGCGCGCGGGAACCGCCTACACGAAGATGCGACAGGCCGCCTCCGGCTTCGCGATCGCCGGCGTGGCGGCGCAGGTCGCGCTCGATCGGAAGGGGCGGATCGAGCGCGCGGCTCTGGGGATCACGGGCGTGAATCCGGTGCCGTTCCGAGCGCGCGCGCTGGAGCAGCGGCTGGTGGGCCAGACTCCGGACGCCGCGACGCTGCGCCCGCTCTGCGCGCGAATCGAAGAGGCCGATCCGATGGCGGATCTGCACGCGTCCGGCCCGTACCGCGCGCATCTCGCCGGCGTCTTCGCGCTGCGCGCGCTGCTCTCGGCCTGCGCCCGAGCCGCCTCGTGA
- a CDS encoding xanthine dehydrogenase family protein molybdopterin-binding subunit: MPVRPVSVGERIKRREDPRLIRGLASYTDDLKLHGGLYASFVRSDYAAGRIERIEASRALSRPGVVAVYTFEDLRGTVGRTPCVARPEAGRDAEHPLLADGRVRWVGQPIAVVVAEDRYLARDAALDVAVEISPTPAVVDPRAALAPDAPRVYADHADNIALHVPATGGPEVQKLFAEADGVVRLELLNQRLAPVSMEGRAVLAHWDEGPQRLTLWTSTQVPHLVKQSVAQCLGIAEIRIRVIAPEVGGGFGAKIPVYAEECLLPWISRKLRRPVKWSETRTENLLGTTHGRGHVHEIEAAYRKNGELLALRGRVISDVGAYPSFFGASIATFTPLMMPGCYHPKAIDVEVVCVYTNTMATDAYRGAGRPEAAYTVERVMDEIAAATGLDPVEVRRRNFIPKDAFPFTTATGAIYDSGDYELALAKALERFDYAGARARQAKARAEGRLVGIGVATFTEICGLGPSTGASPIQRTGSWESGVVRVEPTGNVVITTGVSPHGQGQETAFAQLAADAFGIDVNDVEVLHGDTDVVTHGVGTFGSRGLVVGGTAVHMALEKVLAKASRIAAHLLDAKPEQVHFDGESFRVAQSDRKLGFRQVAEAAHLWNVPIPGEEPGLEAVARFEPTGTTFPFGTHFCEVEIDADTGELELIRYVAVDDAGRIVNPLLADGQRLGGIVQGLGQALCEEVVYDESGQLLTATLLDYALPKAQMFPRIELDSTCTPTQLNPLGAKGIGELGTIGSTPCLVSAALDALRPRGVTHLDMPMKPERIWRALQEAAR; encoded by the coding sequence GTGCCGGTCCGACCCGTTTCGGTGGGCGAGCGGATCAAGCGGCGCGAGGATCCGCGCCTGATCCGCGGGCTCGCGAGCTACACGGACGACCTGAAGCTGCACGGCGGGCTGTACGCCTCGTTCGTGCGCAGCGACTACGCGGCCGGAAGGATCGAGCGGATCGAAGCCTCGCGCGCGCTGTCGCGGCCCGGCGTGGTCGCGGTCTACACGTTCGAGGATCTGCGCGGGACGGTCGGGCGCACGCCCTGCGTCGCGCGGCCCGAGGCCGGTCGCGACGCGGAGCACCCGCTCCTCGCCGACGGGCGAGTGCGCTGGGTCGGCCAGCCGATCGCGGTGGTCGTCGCCGAGGACCGCTACCTCGCGCGCGACGCCGCGCTCGACGTCGCGGTCGAGATCTCGCCGACGCCGGCCGTGGTCGACCCCCGCGCCGCGCTCGCGCCGGACGCTCCGCGCGTCTACGCAGACCACGCGGACAACATCGCGCTCCACGTCCCGGCGACCGGAGGCCCCGAGGTGCAGAAGCTCTTCGCGGAGGCCGACGGAGTCGTGCGGCTCGAGCTCCTGAACCAGCGGCTCGCGCCGGTCTCGATGGAGGGCCGCGCCGTGCTCGCGCACTGGGACGAGGGGCCGCAGCGACTCACGCTCTGGACCTCGACGCAGGTCCCTCACTTGGTGAAGCAGTCCGTCGCGCAGTGCCTGGGCATTGCCGAGATCCGGATCCGCGTGATCGCGCCCGAGGTCGGCGGCGGGTTCGGCGCCAAGATCCCCGTCTACGCCGAAGAGTGTCTGCTGCCGTGGATCTCGCGGAAGCTGCGCCGCCCGGTGAAGTGGTCCGAGACGCGCACCGAGAACCTGCTCGGCACCACGCACGGCCGGGGCCACGTGCACGAGATCGAGGCCGCCTACCGCAAGAACGGCGAGCTGCTCGCGCTGCGCGGCCGCGTGATCTCCGACGTCGGTGCGTACCCGTCGTTCTTCGGCGCGAGCATCGCGACCTTCACGCCGCTGATGATGCCCGGCTGCTACCACCCGAAGGCGATCGACGTCGAGGTCGTCTGCGTCTACACGAACACGATGGCGACCGACGCCTACCGCGGCGCGGGACGGCCCGAGGCCGCCTACACCGTCGAGCGCGTGATGGACGAGATCGCGGCCGCGACCGGCCTCGACCCCGTCGAGGTGCGACGGCGGAACTTCATCCCCAAGGACGCGTTCCCGTTCACGACCGCGACCGGCGCGATCTACGACTCGGGGGACTACGAGCTCGCGCTGGCGAAGGCGCTGGAGCGCTTCGACTACGCGGGCGCGCGCGCGCGGCAGGCGAAGGCGCGCGCGGAGGGAAGGCTGGTCGGGATCGGCGTCGCGACCTTCACCGAGATCTGCGGCCTTGGACCGAGCACCGGCGCGTCGCCGATCCAGCGCACCGGGAGCTGGGAAAGCGGAGTGGTGCGCGTGGAGCCGACCGGAAACGTCGTGATCACGACCGGGGTCTCGCCGCACGGGCAGGGCCAGGAGACCGCCTTCGCCCAGCTCGCGGCCGACGCGTTCGGAATCGACGTGAACGACGTCGAGGTCCTGCACGGCGACACGGACGTCGTCACGCACGGCGTCGGCACGTTCGGAAGCCGCGGACTCGTGGTCGGCGGCACGGCCGTGCACATGGCGCTCGAGAAGGTGCTGGCGAAGGCGTCGCGGATCGCGGCGCACCTGCTCGACGCGAAGCCCGAGCAGGTGCACTTCGACGGCGAGTCGTTCCGCGTCGCGCAGAGCGACCGCAAGCTCGGGTTCCGGCAGGTCGCCGAGGCGGCGCACCTCTGGAACGTGCCGATTCCCGGCGAGGAGCCCGGGCTCGAGGCGGTCGCGCGCTTCGAGCCGACGGGCACGACGTTCCCGTTCGGCACCCACTTCTGCGAGGTCGAGATCGACGCCGACACCGGCGAGCTCGAGCTCATCCGCTACGTCGCGGTCGACGACGCGGGCAGGATCGTGAACCCGCTTCTCGCCGACGGGCAGCGGCTGGGCGGAATCGTGCAGGGGCTCGGCCAGGCGCTCTGCGAAGAGGTGGTCTACGACGAGAGCGGCCAGCTGCTCACCGCGACGCTCTTGGACTACGCGCTGCCCAAGGCGCAGATGTTCCCGCGCATCGAGCTCGACTCGACCTGCACGCCGACGCAGCTGAACCCGCTTGGCGCGAAGGGGATCGGCGAGCTGGGCACGATCGGCTCGACGCCGTGCCTGGTGTCGGCCGCGCTCGACGCGCTGCGACCGCGCGGCGTGACCCACCTGGACATGCCGATGAAGCCGGAGCGGATCTGGCGCGCGCTGCAGGAGGCCGCACGGTGA
- a CDS encoding (2Fe-2S)-binding protein, with the protein MKLSLTVNGKAQERDVEPRMLLVHFLRETLGLTGTHVGCETTICGACTVHLDGRAVKSCTIFAVQADGRAVTTIEGLASDADHLHPVQKGFWEEHGLQCGYCTPGMIMTTAALLESNPDPSEREIRHAIDGNICRCTGYQQIVNAVQHAAQVGKGRR; encoded by the coding sequence GTGAAGCTATCGCTCACCGTGAACGGGAAAGCGCAGGAGCGCGACGTCGAGCCGCGCATGCTGCTCGTGCACTTCCTGCGCGAGACGCTCGGGCTCACCGGCACGCACGTCGGCTGCGAGACGACGATCTGCGGCGCCTGCACGGTGCACCTGGACGGCCGCGCGGTGAAGAGCTGCACGATCTTCGCGGTTCAGGCCGACGGGCGGGCCGTGACGACGATCGAGGGCCTCGCGAGCGACGCGGATCACCTGCACCCGGTGCAGAAGGGCTTCTGGGAGGAGCACGGCTTGCAGTGCGGCTACTGCACGCCCGGGATGATCATGACGACCGCGGCGCTGCTCGAGTCGAATCCCGATCCGAGCGAGCGCGAGATCCGCCACGCCATCGACGGAAACATCTGCCGCTGCACGGGCTACCAGCAGATCGTGAACGCGGTGCAGCACGCCGCGCAGGTCGGGAAGGGGCGCCGCTAG
- a CDS encoding MoxR family ATPase: MKQSLGRLRELLDRHVVGHAEAKDALLLALVCREHIYLEGPPGSAKTRMAEVAARGAGLGFFFYQMHRDTRLSELVGDVVLERRVLPDAAGERIHQTIEPGGILTAEICVLDDISRAPGEALNVLLRILNERKFGEKPIPLLTAIATSNPLRDEYYNEPLDPANLDRFAIQLRVSGLIQSGERALARALVDQFADGRVVEQPEPEPLLGRAELDALYAAQSRVFVPDAEKDRLIEFLRRLVVDYACDETNSLLTDRSFLVKAVKLLRGRALLAGRERVEREDLGVLGSMTTFRVPEEVHEKVPELIEEIAK; the protein is encoded by the coding sequence TTGAAGCAGAGTCTCGGCCGCCTGCGCGAGCTGCTCGACCGGCACGTCGTCGGTCACGCGGAGGCGAAGGACGCGCTTCTGCTCGCGCTGGTCTGCCGCGAGCACATCTACCTGGAGGGCCCGCCCGGGTCGGCGAAGACGCGCATGGCCGAGGTCGCCGCGCGCGGCGCGGGCCTGGGCTTCTTCTTCTACCAGATGCACCGCGACACGCGGCTCTCCGAGCTGGTGGGCGACGTCGTGCTCGAGCGGCGCGTTCTTCCGGACGCCGCAGGCGAGCGGATCCACCAGACGATCGAGCCGGGGGGAATCCTGACCGCCGAGATCTGCGTGCTCGACGACATCTCGCGCGCGCCGGGCGAGGCGCTGAACGTGCTGCTGCGCATCCTGAACGAGCGGAAGTTCGGCGAGAAGCCGATTCCGCTGCTCACCGCGATCGCGACCAGCAATCCGCTTCGCGACGAGTACTACAACGAGCCGCTCGATCCCGCGAACCTGGACCGCTTCGCGATCCAGCTGCGCGTCTCGGGGCTGATCCAGTCGGGGGAGCGGGCGCTAGCGCGCGCGCTCGTCGACCAGTTCGCGGACGGCCGCGTGGTCGAGCAGCCGGAGCCGGAGCCGCTGCTCGGGCGCGCAGAGCTCGACGCGCTCTACGCGGCGCAGTCCCGCGTCTTCGTCCCCGACGCCGAGAAGGACCGGCTGATCGAGTTCCTGCGCCGGCTCGTGGTCGACTATGCTTGCGACGAGACCAACTCGCTGCTCACCGATCGCAGCTTTCTGGTGAAGGCGGTGAAGCTCCTGCGCGGGCGCGCGCTTCTCGCCGGCCGCGAGCGCGTGGAGCGGGAGGATCTCGGGGTGCTCGGCTCGATGACCACGTTCCGCGTGCCCGAAGAGGTGCACGAGAAGGTTCCGGAGCTGATCGAGGAGATCGCGAAGTGA
- a CDS encoding VWA domain-containing protein, producing the protein MSGTCSESVKRRSALPSLSPCRTSSRRPIRFLSLTRYLVGTCPIRRSAGNVHVAHRTDKREARPVQTPKTSRAPLDRAREALDRVLFGQEDAKTGLLLALVAREHAYLEGPPGCGKSALAAALPRIAGASAARISFHRDTSASELLGEHHLRRERRETSERISFERMPGALARAEILLLDDLSRAPGEALAPLLRVLSERRLAGTQLPLESAVATAASDELEGHSDPLEPSQLDRFAVQLRIRGLLFGRRFALARELLDHPPAEPAESLLDAAQRHRIQREAAALPIDPAAIDALLRAVERLRAASGDEPALLSDRAFAASAPRILRAHAWLRGAPRVEAIDVRALRYMLARRVPESLEPHVAAILEDALLEATPIRALPADARPATAAGEGGGGADAPVPVAGLETIAAPLESIAAMPRARGDDDAASVDELVRALLGRLERGAVSRGDDPGGQPRGFRRMRRLDELLDADPVDGLLLVQGEASSVRVARRERRNAGGSLAVLRDVSASMEGRLSRWAGQVVAGLVRTGARRRMRMGYVEFNHEAERFEAGGAFLHRRYRRLLALASRRRAEGRTNYEAPLRAALAELRGSAARERHIVMLTDGVPVLGDPQVRRERALARELGVKVHTVFLGLGECPEVLDEISRETEGAGFVGRPGPDGRLSVRERSTGAGRRRSGGER; encoded by the coding sequence GTGAGCGGCACCTGCTCGGAGTCGGTGAAGCGGCGCAGCGCGTTGCCCTCGCTCTCACCGTGCCGCACGAGCAGCAGGCGTCCGATCCGGTTCTTGTCCCTCACTCGCTACCTCGTCGGGACGTGCCCGATCCGGCGTTCGGCCGGCAACGTACACGTGGCTCATCGGACGGACAAACGCGAAGCTCGACCCGTGCAGACGCCGAAGACCTCGAGAGCGCCGCTCGATCGCGCCCGCGAGGCGCTCGACCGCGTCCTGTTCGGCCAGGAGGACGCAAAGACGGGCCTTCTTCTCGCGCTCGTCGCGCGCGAGCACGCCTATCTGGAGGGGCCGCCGGGCTGCGGGAAGTCGGCGCTCGCCGCCGCGCTGCCGCGGATCGCCGGCGCGAGCGCCGCGCGGATCAGCTTTCACCGCGACACCAGCGCAAGCGAGCTTCTCGGCGAGCACCATCTGCGCCGCGAGCGGCGAGAGACGAGCGAGCGGATCTCGTTCGAGCGAATGCCCGGCGCGCTCGCGCGCGCCGAGATCCTTCTGCTCGACGACCTCTCGCGTGCGCCCGGCGAGGCGCTCGCGCCGCTGCTCCGCGTCCTCTCCGAGCGCAGGCTCGCCGGGACGCAGCTTCCGCTCGAGAGCGCCGTCGCGACCGCAGCCTCGGACGAGCTCGAAGGGCATTCCGACCCGCTCGAGCCGAGCCAGCTCGATCGCTTCGCGGTGCAGCTGCGAATTCGGGGTCTGCTCTTCGGGCGCCGCTTCGCGCTCGCGCGCGAGCTTCTGGATCATCCGCCGGCCGAGCCGGCGGAGTCGCTGCTCGACGCCGCGCAGCGGCATCGGATCCAGCGCGAGGCCGCGGCGCTGCCGATCGATCCGGCGGCGATCGACGCGCTGCTCCGCGCGGTGGAGCGGCTGCGCGCCGCCTCGGGCGACGAGCCGGCGCTGCTCAGCGATCGCGCCTTCGCGGCCTCTGCGCCGCGCATCCTGCGGGCGCACGCGTGGCTGCGCGGCGCTCCGCGCGTCGAGGCGATCGACGTCCGCGCGCTGCGCTACATGCTCGCGCGACGCGTGCCCGAGTCGCTCGAGCCGCACGTCGCGGCCATCCTCGAGGACGCGCTGCTCGAAGCCACGCCGATCCGTGCGCTTCCTGCGGATGCGCGGCCCGCGACGGCGGCCGGTGAGGGCGGCGGCGGCGCGGACGCGCCGGTGCCGGTCGCAGGGCTCGAGACGATCGCCGCGCCGCTCGAGAGCATCGCCGCGATGCCGCGCGCGCGCGGCGATGACGACGCCGCGTCCGTCGACGAGCTCGTGCGCGCGCTGCTCGGCCGGCTCGAGCGCGGGGCGGTGTCGCGCGGAGACGACCCCGGCGGACAGCCGCGAGGCTTTCGGCGCATGCGCAGGCTCGACGAGCTGCTCGACGCCGATCCCGTCGACGGACTGCTTCTGGTGCAGGGCGAAGCGTCGAGCGTCCGGGTCGCCCGGCGCGAGCGGCGCAACGCCGGCGGGTCGCTTGCGGTGCTGCGCGACGTATCGGCCTCGATGGAGGGGCGACTCTCTCGCTGGGCCGGGCAGGTGGTCGCGGGTCTCGTTCGCACCGGCGCGCGCCGCCGCATGCGCATGGGCTACGTCGAGTTCAACCACGAGGCCGAGCGCTTCGAGGCGGGCGGCGCGTTCCTGCACCGCCGCTACCGGCGACTGCTCGCGCTCGCCTCGCGTCGCCGCGCCGAGGGCCGTACCAACTACGAGGCCCCGCTTCGCGCGGCGCTCGCGGAGCTGCGCGGCAGCGCGGCGCGCGAGCGCCACATCGTGATGCTGACCGACGGCGTGCCGGTGCTCGGCGACCCGCAGGTGCGGCGGGAGCGCGCGCTGGCCCGTGAGCTCGGAGTTAAGGTACACACCGTCTTCCTCGGGCTCGGCGAGTGCCCCGAGGTTCTGGACGAGATCTCTCGCGAGACCGAAGGAGCTGGCTTCGTCGGCCGGCCCGGGCCCGACGGGCGGCTCTCGGTGCGCGAGCGATCGACGGGCGCAGGCAGACGTCGGAGCGGAGGGGAGCGTTGA
- a CDS encoding histidine phosphatase family protein, which translates to MRDKNRIGRLLLVRHGESEGNALRRFTDSEQVPLTPKGREQAERAAELLRARFAPVGIVSSPFTRAHQTAEIIASTLELPIEIEPEVREQFLGELHGQPYDAALATPGFETLPRWEWRPPAGETLLEVQRRAVGALLRIAGAWVGADVVVTSHAGTIQSCWAHAVRDWQAAPHVPNCGVVVIEHDGRELARPELLLASS; encoded by the coding sequence GTGAGGGACAAGAACCGGATCGGACGCCTGCTGCTCGTGCGGCACGGTGAGAGCGAGGGCAACGCGCTGCGCCGCTTCACCGACTCCGAGCAGGTGCCGCTCACGCCGAAGGGGCGCGAGCAGGCGGAGCGCGCCGCCGAGCTGCTGCGGGCGCGCTTCGCGCCGGTCGGGATCGTCTCGAGCCCGTTCACCCGCGCGCACCAGACCGCCGAGATCATCGCCTCGACGCTCGAGCTTCCGATCGAGATCGAGCCCGAGGTTCGAGAGCAGTTCCTCGGCGAGCTCCACGGCCAGCCCTACGACGCGGCGCTGGCCACCCCCGGCTTCGAGACCCTGCCGCGCTGGGAGTGGCGACCGCCCGCGGGCGAGACGCTTCTCGAGGTGCAGAGGCGCGCGGTCGGCGCGCTGCTGCGCATCGCCGGAGCGTGGGTCGGCGCGGACGTCGTCGTGACCAGCCACGCCGGCACGATCCAGTCCTGTTGGGCACACGCGGTGCGGGACTGGCAGGCCGCGCCGCACGTGCCGAACTGCGGGGTCGTCGTGATCGAGCACGACGGCCGCGAGCTGGCCCGACCCGAGCTGCTGCTGGCTAGTTCCTGA
- a CDS encoding YfhL family 4Fe-4S dicluster ferredoxin → MSTMITEECINCGVCEPECPNEAISEGEETFQIDPRLCTECVGFHGKEQCAEVCPVDCCVPDPNNVESEDHLFARAKQIHPDQAASLALSPETSRFRN, encoded by the coding sequence ATGTCGACCATGATCACCGAGGAATGCATCAACTGCGGCGTCTGTGAGCCCGAGTGCCCGAACGAGGCGATCAGCGAGGGTGAGGAGACCTTCCAGATCGACCCGAGGCTCTGCACCGAGTGCGTCGGTTTCCACGGCAAGGAGCAGTGCGCGGAGGTCTGCCCGGTCGACTGCTGCGTGCCGGACCCGAACAACGTCGAGAGCGAGGATCACCTCTTCGCGCGCGCGAAGCAGATCCACCCGGACCAGGCGGCCTCGCTCGCGCTCTCGCCCGAGACCTCCCGCTTCAGGAACTAG
- a CDS encoding ATP-dependent DNA helicase RecQ — MAGELSSEAHGETADFEGDGEPIEASEPDSAGREPGFDRPRRRRRRRRGGGEFVSDERLRQMLDLLRREFGLRHFRPGQEEAIRAVLDARDTLCVLPTGGGKSLTYQLPSLLLPGLTVVVSPLIALIRDQFEKLRAQGIETVRLDSSLTGTEKEEALTLLEEGDQKIVLITPEGATGPAFKKRVADQKVSLLVIDEAHCVSEWGHDFRPAYLALGALAEELGRPPILALTATAPPLVREEIVKRLGLRDPAMVVRPVARPNLRFEVKDCPSEDIKRRELVQYLRRLRRPGIVYCSTVKDVEELGALCKIARIPAEIYHGRLTKAERDHAHKRFMSSGKRIVMIATSAFGLGVDKADIRYVLHYQVPGSLESYVQEAGRGGRDGLPTRCILLWDPSDVDVQRHFLSEGPATRSQIKKVVEGLSAWSQDGRAVEAATLAMATEVGVTRTKAILEGLRDANLVTEAEDGFTLVGAIDVNDAVKLLSRRNEERKTTDRRRLESIIHYANNTTECRMMHIRRYFEDGEPAPCGHCDVCEPKLRRRRRRSKSGFRGPGPGSDEEDDE, encoded by the coding sequence GTGGCCGGCGAGCTCTCGAGCGAGGCCCATGGCGAGACCGCGGATTTCGAGGGCGACGGGGAGCCGATCGAGGCCTCCGAGCCGGATTCGGCCGGCCGCGAGCCGGGCTTCGATCGGCCGCGCCGGCGGCGCCGCAGGCGGCGTGGCGGCGGGGAGTTCGTGAGCGACGAGCGCCTGCGGCAGATGCTCGACCTGCTGCGGCGCGAGTTCGGACTGCGCCACTTCCGGCCCGGCCAGGAGGAGGCGATCCGCGCCGTGCTCGACGCGCGCGACACGCTCTGCGTGCTCCCGACGGGCGGCGGCAAGTCGCTCACGTATCAGCTGCCGAGCCTGCTTCTGCCGGGGCTCACGGTCGTGGTCTCGCCGCTGATCGCGCTGATCCGCGACCAGTTCGAGAAGCTGCGCGCGCAGGGAATCGAGACCGTGCGGCTCGACAGCTCGCTCACCGGGACCGAGAAGGAGGAGGCCCTCACGCTGCTCGAGGAGGGCGACCAGAAGATCGTGCTGATCACGCCCGAGGGCGCGACCGGCCCCGCCTTCAAGAAGCGCGTCGCCGACCAGAAGGTCAGCCTGCTCGTGATCGACGAGGCGCACTGCGTCTCGGAGTGGGGCCACGACTTCCGGCCCGCTTATCTGGCGCTCGGCGCGCTCGCCGAGGAGCTCGGCCGGCCGCCGATCCTGGCGCTCACCGCGACCGCGCCGCCGCTCGTGCGCGAGGAGATCGTGAAGCGCCTGGGGCTGCGCGACCCGGCGATGGTGGTGCGCCCCGTCGCTCGGCCGAATCTGCGCTTCGAGGTGAAGGACTGCCCGTCGGAGGACATCAAGCGGCGCGAGCTCGTGCAGTACCTGCGGCGCCTGCGCAGGCCCGGAATCGTCTACTGCTCGACGGTGAAGGACGTCGAGGAGCTGGGCGCGCTGTGCAAGATCGCGCGCATCCCCGCCGAGATCTACCACGGCCGCCTCACGAAGGCCGAGCGCGACCACGCGCACAAGCGCTTCATGTCGTCGGGAAAGCGCATCGTGATGATCGCCACCAGCGCGTTCGGCCTGGGCGTGGACAAGGCCGACATCCGCTACGTGCTGCACTACCAAGTCCCGGGATCGCTGGAATCGTACGTGCAGGAGGCGGGTCGAGGCGGGCGCGACGGGCTGCCCACGCGCTGCATCCTGCTCTGGGATCCGAGCGACGTGGACGTGCAGCGGCACTTCCTCTCCGAGGGTCCGGCGACGCGCTCGCAGATCAAGAAGGTGGTCGAGGGGCTCTCGGCCTGGTCGCAGGACGGACGCGCGGTCGAGGCGGCGACGCTGGCGATGGCGACCGAGGTCGGCGTCACGCGCACGAAGGCGATCCTGGAGGGGCTGCGCGACGCGAACCTGGTCACGGAGGCCGAGGACGGATTCACGCTGGTCGGCGCGATCGACGTGAACGACGCGGTGAAGCTGCTGTCGCGCCGCAACGAGGAGCGCAAGACCACCGATCGGCGGCGCCTGGAGAGCATCATCCACTACGCCAACAACACGACGGAGTGTCGGATGATGCACATCCGGCGCTACTTCGAGGATGGCGAACCCGCTCCCTGCGGCCACTGCGACGTGTGCGAGCCGAAGCTTCGGCGCCGGCGTCGGCGCTCGAAATCCGGCTTCCGCGGGCCCGGCCCCGGCTCGGACGAGGAAGACGACGAGTGA